A genome region from Erigeron canadensis isolate Cc75 chromosome 3, C_canadensis_v1, whole genome shotgun sequence includes the following:
- the LOC122591123 gene encoding protein NRT1/ PTR FAMILY 1.2-like — protein sequence MELSSIESESLSRQELTQKGGLRTMPFIIANESFERVASVGLRANMIIYLKNEYHFSTATGANIMFLWGAISGFLPTFGAFISDSHLGRFRVIGVGSILSLIGMTMLWLTAVFPTARPFTCRPNVEICAKPHEAQMALLFISFVIMSIGTGGIRPCSLAFGADQFDRPGNPENAKILQRFFNWYYASVGISVMLSVTVIVYIQTAKGWIVGFGIPAGLMLFSTVMFFMGSSLYIKVRVNKSLFAGFFQVISASFKNKHLAFPPKNSNKWFYQKRGSKILVPTNKIRFLNKACIVTNHEKDVASTGEAVDPWRLCTVKQVEEFKVLIKVLPIWSTGILIAVTVNQHSFPVLQANSMDRHLIGNFKIPPGSFDVFALLALTIWGALYEQILVRQISKFTKLPQGLSLKQRMGIGLFLSCLGMIVSAIVERNRRNAAISQGLSKNPYGVVNMTAFWLVPQYSLLGLAEAFNAIGQIEFYYSQFPKSMASIGVALFALGSAIGNLIGSLIVGVVNKYSKKGERVSWVANNLNEGHYDYYYWILAILSLVNFFYFLVCSWAYGPLDEQKHLNDVEENEENEVHDEQIVS from the exons ATGGAATTGTCTTCGATTGAGTCGGAAAGCCTCTCCAGACAAGAATTAACTCAAAAAGGAGGCCTTAGAACTATGCCTTTCATCATAG CCAATGAGTCATTTGAAAGGGTCGCTAGTGTTGGATTACGTGCAAATATGATCATCTACCTTAAAAACGAGTACCATTTCAGCACTGCAACAGGAGCAAATATCATGTTCTTATGGGGAGCAATCTCGGGATTCCTGCCAACATTTGGAGCTTTTATTTCAGATTCACATCTAGGACGTTTTCGGGTGATTGGAGTTGGATCAATTCTTTCTCTAATT GGAATGACTATGCTGTGGTTAACCGCAGTTTTCCCAACAGCAAGGCCGTTTACTTGTAGGCCAAACGTCGAGATATGTGCCAAACCACATGAAGCACAGATGGCGCtcttatttatttcttttgtcATAATGTCTATTGGAACAGGCGGGATTAGGCCATGTTCTTTAGCCTTTGGTGCAGACCAGTTTGATCGACCTGGAAATCCAGAAAACGCTAAAATCTTACAGCGTTTCTTCAACTGGTACTACGCTTCTGTCGGGATTTCCGTAATGTTATCTGTGACGGTGATAGTTTATATTCAAACAGCGAAAGGCTGGATTGTTGGATTTGGAATTCCTGCTGGATTAATGTTGTTCTCTACAGTCATGTTTTTCATGGGCTCCTCTCTTTATATCAAAGTGAGGGTAAATAAAAGCTTGTTCGCCGGATTTTTTCAGGTTATCTCGGCATCTTTCAAGAACAAACATCTTGCTTTCCCACCCAAGAATTCCAATAAATGGTTCTATCAGAAAAGGGGTTCCAAGATTCTTGTACCAACAAACAAAATAAG ATTCTTGAACAAAGCCTGCATAGTGACAAATCACGAGAAGGATGTAGCTTCTACAGGAGAGGCTGTAGATCCATGGAGATTATGCACAGTCAAGCAAGTAGAAGAATTCAAAGTACTGATTAAAGTACTCCCTATATGGTCTACAGGTATACTGATCGCAGTGACCGTAAATCAACACTCCTTCCCCGTGCTCCAAGCCAACTCCATGGACCGCCACTTGATTGGGAACTTCAAGATCCCACCTGGTTCCTTTGACGTTTTTGCATTACTAGCTTTGACCATATGGGGGGCCCTTTACGAACAAATCCTAGTCCGCCAAATCTCAAAATTCACAAAGCTACCACAAGGTCTTAGCTTGAAGCAAAGAATGGGAATAGGACTATTCCTTTCATGTCTAGGCATGATAGTTTCAGCAATTGTGGAAAGGAATAGGCGCAATGCAGCCATCAGCCAAGGACTTTCAAAGAACCCCTATGGGGTAGTAAACATGACTGCATTTTGGCTAGTACCGCAATATAGCTTGCTTGGGTTAGCCGAGGCATTCAATGCAATAGGGCAAATAGAGTTCTATTACTCTCAGTTTCCTAAAAGCATGGCTAGCATTGGAGTAGCTCTATTTGCACTTGGATCTGCTATTGGAAACTTGATTGGGAGTCTAATTGTAGGTGTTGTGAACAAGTACTCTAAAAAAGGGGAACGAGTGAGTTGGGTCGCAAACAACTTAAACGAAGGTCACTATGACTATTATTACTGGATTCTTGCTATTCTGAGTCTGGTAAATTTCTTTTACTTCTTAGTTTGTAGTTGGGCTTATGGTCCTTTGGATGAACAAAAACATTTAAATGATGTAGAAGAGAATGAAGAAAATGAGGTTCATGACGAGCAAATTGTGTCATAA
- the LOC122591124 gene encoding UPF0057 membrane protein At4g30660-like, producing MSSGCALLLEILFAVLFPPLGVCLRYGCCTIEVLICLLLTLLGFIPGIIYALYAIVLVNPSRGDDHYRTLA from the exons atgtcgTCAGGATGTGCTCTATTGCTAGAGATCCTATTCGCAGTTCTTTTCCCTCCTCTCGGAGTTTGTCTCCGATACGGTTGCTGCACT ATTGAAGTGCTTATATGCTTGCTCTTAACTTTGCTGGGTTTTATTCCTGGGATAATCTATGCCCTCTACGCCATCGTGTTAGTCAATCCAAGTCGTGGCGATGATCACTACCGTACACTTGCTTAA